In Sphaeramia orbicularis chromosome 5, fSphaOr1.1, whole genome shotgun sequence, a genomic segment contains:
- the LOC115419098 gene encoding NACHT, LRR and PYD domains-containing protein 1b allele 5-like, whose product MNPEGPAKQQLVCAEAQAGPSSWEEFTPDVSESRSASYRFRCPHSGSFHCTLTGLVFVVDQKAELQYNINQWNEDLVGSAGRSPAGPLFRIECPENAICKLHLPHCETKHGQRPGNLSVAQIADDGMSFIGPLEITDTHVVINVLHLSAFGLVSPFQQWFTSKSARGQVLLFIAPPNLKTKQQKLNVLLLPCNIPVDEVQRKQWNAKRYIKAPTDCELIQSQSYRVACPNACIIQPEKATFTLSFGPNYHPTFEIRLPMSMQRVTLTLKDQKNKEIWKNEVHLTDPAVSEDSQPRSQQNVSLEDESFSDLD is encoded by the exons ATGAATCCTGAAGGTCCAGCGAAGCAGCAGCTTGTCTGCGCTGAGGCTCAGGCTGGACCGTCCAGCTGGGAG GAGTTCACACCTGATGTGTCAGAGTCTAGATCCGCTTCATACAG GTTCAGGTGTCCTCATTCAGGTTCATTCCATTGTACTCTGACTGGACTGGTGTTTGTTGTGGATCAGAAGGCGGAGCTGCAATACAACATTAACCAATGGAATGAAGACCTGGTGGGGTCAGCTGGTAGGTCGCCTGCAGGTCCGCTGTTCCGCATCGAGTGTCCTGAGAATGCAATTTGCAAACTCCACCTCCCACACTGTGAGACAAAGCACG GTCAGCGCCCTGGAAACCTGTCCGTTGCCCAAATTGCCGACGATGGAATGAGCTTCATTGGTCCGTTGGAGATCACAGACACTCATGTGGTCATCAACGTCCTACACTTGTCTGCCTTTGGCCTCGTCTCCCCATTTCAACAATGGTTTACCAGCAAATCAGCGAGAGGCCAAGTTCTGCTGTTCATCGCACCACCAAAcctaaaaacaaaacagcaaaaactaAACGTGTTACTGCTGCCGTGCAACATTCCTGTGGACGAG GTCCAGAGAAAACAGTGGAATGCTAAACGGTACATCAAAGCCCCTACTGATTGTGAACTCATCCAAAGCCAAAGTTACAGAGTGGCCTGTCCTAATGCCTGCATAATACAGCCTGAG AAAGCAACTTTTACGCTGAGCTTCGGACCAAATTATCACCCAACGTTTGAGATCCGCCTTCCAATGAGCATGCAGCGGGTGactttaacactcaaagaccaaaaaaacaaagagatctGGAAGAATGAAGTGCATCTGACTG ATCCTGCTGTGAGTGAAGACAGTCAACCAAGGTCTCAGCAGAATGTCTCTTTAGAGGACGAGTCGTTTTCAGATTTGGACTGA